In Herbinix luporum, a single window of DNA contains:
- a CDS encoding recombinase family protein, protein MPYNPKIHFIPPLPPKREKRVGIYCRVSSNSAEQLKSLTAQVSALTRLTAAIPQWLLSDIYIDIASSKTGSSRKEFARMLEDCQSNNLDIILTKSISRFGRDTVDTLEALNQLKTLRVRVIFEQEVLDTADTDNDLMISIIESIAQAENESRSENIKWGIKQRAAQGTSKLYNRKCYGYYNDEDGNLVINEEEAKNVRLIYNLYLQGKSVLGIVKDLERLGIKSPTGKSTWPKRTIDVMLSNEKYTGTVRLLDNGKHDSYYQAENNNPAIVSKETFQAVQIEKQHRSNVIEDEKGSKRKSKKYSSKK, encoded by the coding sequence ATGCCGTATAACCCCAAAATACATTTCATACCACCATTACCTCCAAAACGAGAAAAAAGAGTAGGCATATACTGTAGAGTTAGCAGTAATAGTGCTGAACAATTGAAAAGTTTAACAGCTCAAGTATCTGCTCTTACTAGATTAACAGCTGCTATACCACAATGGTTACTTTCTGATATCTATATAGATATTGCTTCAAGTAAAACAGGATCTTCTCGTAAAGAGTTTGCTCGTATGCTTGAAGATTGTCAATCTAATAATCTAGACATTATACTTACTAAGAGCATAAGCAGATTTGGCAGGGATACAGTTGATACACTTGAAGCCTTAAATCAACTAAAGACACTGAGAGTCCGCGTTATATTTGAACAGGAAGTGCTTGATACAGCTGATACGGATAATGATCTCATGATTTCCATAATCGAATCAATAGCGCAGGCAGAGAACGAATCACGCAGTGAAAATATTAAGTGGGGAATCAAACAACGTGCTGCGCAAGGTACCTCAAAGCTTTATAATAGAAAATGCTATGGGTATTATAATGACGAAGATGGTAATCTGGTCATTAATGAGGAAGAAGCAAAAAATGTTCGTTTAATATATAACCTCTATCTTCAGGGTAAAAGCGTTTTAGGTATTGTGAAAGATCTGGAACGGCTGGGGATCAAATCCCCTACCGGGAAGTCAACTTGGCCTAAGAGAACAATTGACGTAATGCTCAGTAATGAAAAATATACGGGCACCGTTCGGTTGTTGGATAACGGAAAACACGATTCATATTATCAGGCAGAGAATAACAATCCTGCAATAGTTTCAAAGGAAACTTTCCAAGCGGTGCAGATTGAAAAACAGCATCGAAGCAATGTTATCGAGGACGAAAAAGGAAGTAAGCGAAAAAGCAAAAAATACAGTTCGAAGAAGTAG
- the ltrA gene encoding group II intron reverse transcriptase/maturase → MIAEKAINTHEKVRDFQNRLYLTAKADRKRRFYALYDKIYRNDILEEAWKRVKQNGGTGGIDKVSIDDVKTYGEEKLLGEIAEELRTGKYRCKPVRRSYIPKPDGRKRALGIPTIKDRIVQMAAKIVIEPVFEADFQPCSYGFRPKRSAKQAMDRIFEVSDKGGALWVIDADIKDYFGSINHDKLLLLVKQRITDRRVLKLIKGWLKAGVLENGRYSESTLGAPQGGVISPLLSNIYLNYFDVYWNKAFGHLGELVRYADDFVILCKRLSHAEEAFRAVKWIMGKLELTLHSEKTRLVDMYFGKDSFDFLGFNNRFQRFRNKNWQWYWTLQQIPSKKAMKKMRANIKEVFASPSKLLLSMEEMVKLLNPKIIGMRNYYTRRFTRPWLWKIDKYINFKFTRWYNRKKQRNYRLGNAAKVRELTKQAGLASMCG, encoded by the coding sequence GTGATTGCCGAAAAAGCTATAAACACCCATGAAAAAGTACGAGACTTCCAAAACAGACTATACCTTACAGCCAAAGCTGACCGAAAGAGAAGGTTCTATGCGTTGTATGACAAGATATACCGTAACGATATCTTAGAAGAAGCATGGAAACGGGTAAAACAGAATGGTGGAACAGGCGGTATTGATAAAGTCAGCATTGATGATGTGAAAACGTACGGCGAAGAAAAACTGCTGGGCGAAATAGCGGAAGAATTGAGGACTGGGAAGTACCGGTGTAAGCCTGTCAGACGAAGTTATATTCCAAAACCGGATGGTAGAAAAAGAGCATTGGGGATACCTACGATTAAGGACAGAATAGTACAGATGGCAGCAAAGATAGTGATAGAGCCTGTGTTTGAAGCAGATTTTCAACCCTGTTCGTATGGATTTAGACCGAAAAGAAGTGCCAAACAAGCAATGGACAGGATATTTGAAGTTTCTGACAAAGGTGGTGCACTATGGGTAATAGATGCTGACATAAAAGATTATTTTGGTAGCATCAATCATGATAAGCTACTTTTGCTAGTCAAACAAAGAATAACTGACCGTAGAGTGTTAAAGCTGATAAAAGGCTGGTTAAAAGCGGGGGTATTGGAAAACGGTAGGTATAGTGAGAGCACACTGGGAGCACCACAGGGAGGAGTTATTTCTCCACTATTGTCCAATATATATCTGAATTATTTTGATGTGTATTGGAATAAAGCCTTTGGACATCTGGGTGAATTAGTGCGTTATGCAGATGATTTTGTGATATTGTGCAAGAGGTTATCTCATGCAGAAGAAGCCTTTCGCGCTGTGAAGTGGATAATGGGAAAGCTGGAACTAACACTACATAGTGAGAAGACAAGGCTAGTTGATATGTATTTCGGAAAGGACAGTTTTGATTTTCTTGGCTTCAATAATAGATTTCAGCGTTTTAGAAATAAAAACTGGCAGTGGTATTGGACGCTACAACAGATACCGTCTAAGAAGGCTATGAAGAAAATGAGGGCTAACATAAAAGAGGTGTTTGCCAGTCCAAGCAAGCTACTGTTAAGTATGGAAGAGATGGTGAAGCTACTCAATCCTAAAATCATTGGCATGAGAAACTATTATACCAGAAGATTTACCAGACCATGGTTATGGAAGATAGATAAGTATATCAATTTCAAGTTTACTCGGTGGTACAATCGGAAGAAACAACGCAATTATAGGCTAGGAAATGCAGCAAAGGTCAGAGAATTGACTAAACAGGCAGGACTAGCAAGTATGTGTGGCTGA